Proteins from one Microtus pennsylvanicus isolate mMicPen1 chromosome 7, mMicPen1.hap1, whole genome shotgun sequence genomic window:
- the Selenbp1 gene encoding methanethiol oxidase, producing MATKCGKCGPGYPTPGEAMKGPREEIIYVPCIYRNTGIEAPDYLATVDVDPKSPHYSQVIHRLPMPYLKDELHHSGWNTCSSCFGDSTKARTKLMLPSLISSRVYVVDVGSDPRAPKLHKVIEPSEIHSKCNVGNLHTSHCLASGEVMISTLGDPQGNAKGSFMLLDGETFEVKGTWEKPGGAAPMGYDFWYQPRHNVMISSEWAAPNVFKDGFNPAHVEAGLYGSHLYVWDWQRREVIQTLKMKDGLIPLEVRFLHDPDAAQGFVGCTLSSNIQRFYKNEGGTWSVEKVIQVPSKKVKGWLLPEMPGLITDILLSLDDRFLYFSNWLHGDIRQYDISNPQKPRLAGQIFLGGSIVKGGPVEVLEDQELKCQPEPLVVKGKHIPGGPQMIQLSLDGKRLYVTSSLYSAWDKQFYPDLIREGSVMLQIDVDTVNGGLKLNPNFLVDFGKEPLGPALAHELRYPGGDCSSDIWI from the exons CCACAAAATGCGGAAAGTGTGGCCCAGGCTACCCTACCCCTGGCGAGGCCATGAAAG GACCCCGGGAGGAGATTATCTATGTGCCCTGTATTTACCGAAACACAGGCATTGAGGCCCCAGATTATTTGGCCACTGTGGATGTTGACCCAAAGTCTCCCCATTATAGTCAG GTCATCCACAGGCTGCCCATGCCCTACCTGAAGGATGAGCTGCACCACTCGGGATGGAACACTTGCAGTAGCTGCTTTGGGGACAGCACCAAGGCGCGCACCAAGCTCATGCTACCAAGTCTCATCTCCTCCCGCGTCTACGTGGTGGACGTGGGCTCTGACCCTCGCGCCCCTAAGTTGCACAAG GTCATTGAACCCAGTGAAATCCACTCCAAGTGCAACGTGGGCAATCTGCACACCAGCCACTGCCTGGCCAGCGGAGAGGTGATGATCAGCACCTTGGGGGATCCCCAGGGTAATGCTAAAG GGAGTTTTATGCTGCTTGACGGGGAGACCTTTGAGGTGAAAGGCACGTGGGAGAAGCCTGGAGGGGCTGCTCCTATGGGTTATGACTTCTGGTACCAACCACGACACAACGTCATGATCAGCTCTGAGTGGGCAGCTCCCAACGTCTTCAAAGATGGCTTCAACCCTGCTCACGTGGAGGCTG GGTTGTATGGGAGCCACTTATATGTGTGGGACTGGCAGCGTCGTGAGGTTATCCAGACCCTAAAAATGAAGGATGGGCTCATTCCCCTGGAGGTCCGCTTCCTGCATGACCCAGATGCGGCCCAGGGCTTTGTTGGTTGCACCCTCAGCTCCAACATCCAGCGCTTCTACAAGAATGAG GGAGGCACCTGGTCCGTGGAGAAGGTGATCCAGGTGCCCTCCAAGAAAGTGAAGGGCTGGCTGCTGCCCGAAATGCCAG GTTTGATCACCGACATCCTGCTGTCCCTGGATGACCGCTTCCTCTACTTCAGCAACTGGCTGCACGGGGACATTCGACAGTACGACATCTCTAACCCACAGAAGCCCCGCCTTGCTGGGCAG ATCTTCCTTGGGGGCAGCATTGTTAAAGGAGGCCCTGTGGAGGTGCTGGAGGACCAAGAGTTAAAGTGTCAGCCGGAGCCCCTAGTGGTCAAG GGAAAACACATTCCTGGAGGCCCTCAGATGATCCAGCTCAGCTTGGATGGGAAGCGTCTTTACGTCACCTCGTCGCTGTACAGCGCCTGGGACAAGCAGTTTTACCCCGACCTCATCAG ggAAGGCTCCGTGATGCTGCAAATTGATGTAGACACTGTAAATGGAGGGCTCAAGTTGAACCCCAACTTTCTGGTGGACTTCGGGAAGGAGCCCCTTGGTCCAGCACTGGCTCATGAGCTTCGGTACCCAGGGGGTGACTGCAGTTCTGACATCTGGATCTGA